The Bacteroidota bacterium region TTTTGTTGCAAGAGCAATAAAAGCTACTCCCGGATCTTTACCGTCTTCTCCCCTGTCGGGTCCGGCTACTCCGGTAGCTGAAATTGCAAAATCAGTTTTAAATAATCCTCTGGCTTTTTCTGCCATAATTTTTGCTACTTCTTTACTTACAACCGTATGCTCCCCTATTATTTTTTCATCAACGTTCAGAACATCTATTTTTGATTGTGTAGCATAGCTAACCACCGACCCGTGGAAATATTTTGAACTGCCGGGCACTGAAGTTAACATACTGGCAATTTTGCCACCGGTAAAACTTTCTGCAGTTGAAACAGTACGTCCCTTATCGGTCAGAAGTTTTGCTACGATATTTTCAATAGGCTCATCATCGTAACCAAAAACTATATCACCGATTATCATGTTAAGCTTTTCCACCTCATCTTCGATACGCATAATTAACCCGGCTTTATCCGCACCTTTCAACGATAGTCTTAGCCGCACTCTACCGGGTGAAGGCAGATAGGCCAATTTCATATCCGAAGGTAAATTGATCTCCCAATCGTGAATTTTATCAGCCAATTCGCTTTCCGGCAAACCATATGTAAGTACGGTTTTGTGAACCAGATTTTCCGTGTGATATTTATCCTCAATAAAAGGAATAACATAACCGGTCATCAACCTCTTCATCTCGAAAGGCACCCCCGGTAATGAAATTGCAACTTTACCGTCCTTTTCAAAAATCATTCCGGGTGCTGTTCCAAACTCGTTATGAAGAAGCCTTGCTTTACCGGGCAAAAGAGCCTGTTCTCTGTTTAAACCGGACATTTTCCGCCCAAAGCGATTAAACAATGCCTCAATATGATTTAAAACTTCCTGATTTAAAACCATTTCATCATCGAAATACTTACTGAGAGCATGCTTTGTCAGGTCATCTTTTGTCGGCCCCAATCCACCTGTAAAAATCACCAGATCCACTTCATTAAAAGCCTGATCCAATGTATTGATTATTTGAGAAGGTTCATCTTTTATGGAGATACTTTTCAAAGTCTCAACTCCTACCGAATAAAGTTGTTTACTAATAAAAATACTATTAGTATCGACAACCTGACCTATCAATATTTCATCTCCAATTGCTATAATAATTGCCTTCATATAATTATTTTTATTCAGTATTAGACAAAATAACAAAAAAAGCGGTCAAAATTGACCGCTCCTATATATTTTTCTCTATATATTTTTCTAATTATTAACTTCTTCTAACCTCCAATTATTATATTTAATTACAAAAACAGAATTATTGTAATACCCACCAAAAGGTTTTTTGGAATAGTTGAATTTTCCTTGTACGCATCTCTTATTATTTTGAAGAATACCTACTTCCAGATTACTGCTTTTACCCAAAGAAAATAAAACATCGTATGTTACATCAAACCCCCGATATGCAAAAACACTGGGTAAATATTTATTTTTCTGTTTAAAATCCCGGTCAAACTCTTTAGCCTTAGCATCCTCATAATCCACAAAATAATCCTCAGGATATGTAAGAGAAACAGTATTTAAATAATCACTTTCAAGCTGATCTAATATCTTTGGTCTGCTCAGTAAAAATGCACGATTAGGCAATGAGTCTGTCACCTGATTAAGAGCTGTAATAACATCGGTAATTAAAACATTACTTTTAGAAGCCATAACTACAACATTATCTTTATTAGGCTCTAAAAGCTCAAACACAACTTCTCTGTCTACCAAATTTTCTTCAGCAATATAAGTAGATACTTTATTGGAATCCAGAGATGATTTTAATCTGGACTCTACAAAATCTACCTCTGCTTTATCTACCAGTCCTCCAAAGATCAAAATATTACTGGAATTACTATCTCCGTTAATTATTTCCTTTATAACACTATTTTTAGTTGTATATGATGTAGGCATAGCCTGAACAAGATTGAATCTGTTATCCAAATCAAGCTTTTTCGACAGTGGAGAAACTACCAGTACATTGTCATACTTCAATCGGTCGGCAACATATTCAACATTTTCGGTATACAGAGGACCAATAACAACATCTACTTCCGAAAAATCATTATTATCAAGAATCCTTTTTACTTCTTCCAGGTTTTTATGAGTATCAAAAACTCTAAGTCTGACAGAAAGTCCCATTCGCTTTAAAGAATCAATGGCAAACATTGCACCGTTATAAAAATCTAATGCAATTGCAGATTTAGGATATATACTTGGAGCACCTATTTCCACACCCTCTTTTAAAGCTGATTTAGTTTTTTCCTTGTGACTTGAATTATCATTAATAATTTCGGCATTCTTATCAAGGTAGAAAGGCAACATCATCACTACATCCACAACCCTTGGTATATCAAACTTATCCAATTCTTCAATTTTCTCCTTCGATGACAGTTTAGCGTCATTAGGCAGGTTTGTATATGTTTTTTGTTCAAATTTACTTGTATCATATACTTCACGGGGAGCTTTTGGAATTTTTAGCACCATTCCTATTTGCAATCCACCCGCTATATTTGGATTTTCCTTTTTTAGAACACTTATATCTACACCAAATTTTTTACTTAATCCATAATTAGTATCCTTTGGCTTAACTTCGTAATAAGTGTAGTTATAATTAATATCTTCTTCCCTTACAATTTCTTTAACATTACTCTTTGGTATCCATACTGTATCTCCTATATTAACGCTTTGCGCTATTTTTGGATTGTTCTCGATAAGTTCTTCTTCCGTAATTCCATACTTGTGACACAATCCCCAACGGGTTTCCTTGGGTTCTATTACATGTAGAATGAACTTTGAGGCATCCCTTTTTACCTCAACCACTTTTTTTGAACTAGGAATCAAGAGGGTCATCCCTATTTTCAGACCATCAACCAAGGAAGGATTTGCCTCATAAAGATCTTTTATTTCCACATTATATTTTTTCGACAAAGAATATAAAGTTTCCTTTGGGGCGACTTTATGATATACTTTGTCCCCGACTCTTTTTTCTCCTTCTGTAGCATCTTGTAAATTATCACTTACACCATCTTGCGCGGGAATAATAATTTTTGATCCAACAACCGGGGGATCCTTAACATCAGGATTGATCTTAATTAGATCATAAGGAGTTATTTTATATTTTTTTGCTATAGACCTAACTGTCTCGCCTGTCTTAACAGTATGTGTGTTAGACTTTCCCTGGGCAAACGAATTACTAACTGACAAACCAATCATAACGATTAGCAGTAAAATTCTTTGAAAATTCCTCATCTAAAGAAGTTTAATTTTAAAGTTTGAAATTATAAAATATTCAAACCTTAATATAATTTTTTGTAAAAAATAATAAGCATATAAAACAAGAGCAAAAAAAGCCGCCATTTCAACTATAAAAAAACGAAATGACGGCTCAAATATTATATAATAAACTTTACTTATTCCCACTCAATAGTTGCAGGTGGCTTAGAGCTAATATCGTAAACAACTCTGTTAACACCTTTAACCTGGTTAATTATTTTATTAGACACTTTAGCAAGGAATTCATATGGCAAATGAACCCAGTCAGCAGTCATACCGTCTGTAGATTCAACAGCGCGGAGTGCTACGGCATTTTCATAGGTTCTTTCATCACCCATTACACCTACTGTGTTAACAGGCAGGAATATTGCTCCGGCTTGCCAAACTTTATCATATAAACCATCTTCTTTAAGTCCGTTTATAAACACAGCATCAACTTCCTGTAAAAGTCTAACCCTTTCTTCGGTGATCTCACCAAGAATTCTTATAGCCAGACCCGGTCCCGGGAATGGATGACGGCCTAATAATTCATCATCAATACCAAGTGACCTACCAACTCTTCGAACTTCGTCCTTAAACAAAGTATTTAGCGGCTCAACAATTTTCAACTTCATAAAATCGGGTAAGCCACCAACATTATGATGCGATTTAATAGTCGCCGAAGGACCTCCGGTAGCAGAAACTGATTCAATTACATCAGGATAGATAGTACCCTGACCAAGCCAAACTACATCTTCAATTTTATGAGCCTCATCATCGAACACCTCTATAAATGTTTTTCCTATGGCCTTTCTTTTCTTTTCCGGATCAGATTCTCCTGCTAAAGCATCGTAAAACCGTTTTTTAGCGTCTACTCCAATTATATTTAATCCCATGTGCTCGTATTGATCCAGCACACTTTCAAATTCATTTTTACGAAGCAATCCGTTATCAACAAAAATACATGTTAACTGATCGCCTATAGCCTGTTGTAACAAAACAGCTGCAACCGTAGAATCAACACCCCCAGAAAGACCTAAAACAACTTTGTCTTTTCCGATCTTAGCCTTCAACTCAGCAACTGTATTATCTACAAAATGATCAGGAGTCCAGTCCTGCTTACATCCCACTACACCAACAAGGAAGTTTTCCAACAATTTCTTACCATCAGTAGAATGGTAAACTTCCGGGTGAAACTGTATTGCATAAGTATCCTCATCTTCAATTTTATATGCAGCAACTTCTACATCAGAAGTAGAGGCAATAATATTAAAGTTCTCAGGAAGTTTAGCGATTGTATCTCCATGACTCATCCAAACCTGGGAGCCTACATCAATTCCTTTAAGTAATTCTGAAGAATCATCTACATGAGCAAGATTTGCCCTACCGTATTCACGGATTTTAGAAGGTAAAACTTCTCCACCGTTTTTCTGAGCCATATATTGGGCTCCATAACAAACTCCTAATAGCGGTGCTTCTCCACGAATATTTGACAGATCTATATCCGGTGCATTTTCATCACGTACAGAAAAAGGGCTTCCTGAAAGGATAGTTGCCTTAAACTGATCTAAATCTTCCGGTAAATGGTTGTAAGGATGTATTTCACAGTAGATATTAAGCTCGCGAACCCTGCGGGCAATAAGTTGTGTATACTGTGATCCAAAATCGAGAATAAGTATTTTTTCTTGCATGCGCAAAATTACTCATTCTTCTAAAATTTGAAAGATAATTATTAAAAATGTTTACCCGTTACTCTAAAATCAAGAAAATCATTACTTTAACTCTAATTCAACACCAATTCATCATTCGACAACACACCATAAACCCTCCCTTTTAATTCTTTACCTACAAAGGCTGAATTTTTAGAAAGAGATTTGATCTGACTCTGGTCAAATGCAATACTCTCATCCGGATTGAAAAGTGTAAGTTCGGCTTTAGCATCAATTTCAACTGCAGGAACATCAACACCAAACCTTTTTCGTGGCTTATCACAGATTAGCGAAATTACTTCGTGCAATTCCAACTTTCCGGATAAAACTTTATTTAAGGCCCCAAAACCTGATTCCAACCCTATTGTACCAAACGAAGCGAGATCAAACTCCTTAAACTTACGTTCTATATCTTTTGGCCTGTGATCAGAGCTCACAAAATCAATAACACCATCTTTAATTCCTTTTATAATAGCTTTGATTTCATTCTTTGTTCTTAATGGTGGCATTACCTTGAATCTGGTTTCAAACTCATTTAGCACAGAATCATCAAGGTAAATATTGTGAATTGCCACCTGAGCCGTAACATCCAGACCTTTTTTCTTCGCCTCTTTTATCAAAGAAACCGATTTAGCTGTAGAAACATTCTGAAAATGCAGTTTACCTTCAGCATATTCCGTGAGAAATAAATCACGCGATACTCTTAATTCTTCTGATAAATTCGGAATTCCTTTAAGTCCGAGATTTGTACTGCTCTCTCCTTCATTCATCTGTCCTCCGTTCGACATCGATGCTGTGTCGGGAAAAGACAATACAGGCTTCCCAATTGTTTTATTATACAAAAGTGCAACCTCCATCAGCTTTTCGTTCTCTATACTTTTATCGTCGCCAAATCCAATTGCTCCGTAGTTACTCATATCATAAGCCTCCGAAATCTCTACCCCCTCGCGCTTCTTACTCAAAGCCCCTATGGGATAAATACTAACAGGATTATATGTACTGCGTTTAATTAAAAACTCAACATCCGATTTTTTATCAATAGCAGGATAGGTATTGGGCAACAAGCCAACAGCTGTATATCCGCCGGCAGCAGCGGCTGCCATCCCCGATTCCAGTGTCTCATTTTCTTCATAACCGGGCTCACCGAAACTAACTGTCGGGTCGAACCACCCCGGAGAAATATGTAAATTTTCTTTTTCTACAACTGTCGCATCGTCAGATACTTCTATTACATCAGAAATATTGCTGATTTTACCATTGTCGATTAATATATCAACAACCTTATTGTGAAATGTACTTTCGGGAGCAATAACCTTTGCAGATTTTATGAGAACCTTCATTTTTCAATATTTTATTTACAACACAAATCTATATTATCTTTTCTCTTTTAAAAATAAAATTAAAGATATTTCCAGCAGCAAAAAAGCGAATGTAAAGGTAAGACACCATCTCCAAAGATATAAAACATTACCTTGTTTTTTTAGACTGTCGTATTTAGCTGATACCGAACTCTGCTGCCGGTTAATATTAAAATTTCTATTTTCAAACCTCGAATAATTATAACTGACAGTCTTTACTACCTTGTCATTAGAATAAATATCAAAAGACCCTGACCTGTCAATCTTCGGAATCAATGCTTTTTCGGATGACGCTTTATACAAATCAACAAACTCATTATTAAGCTTCAAACTCAAATCATCAGCAAAACCGCTAATTTGCACATTCCTGTCTCCAACCTTATTATACAGTTTACCACTTAAGCCTGAGCTAACAATCTTATATAGTACAGGTATTGACATATCATAATTAATAAACGCCTTATCTCCGTCAAAAATTGGAGCTGAGAATATGAAAATACTACTATTCTTATTTTCTCTTTGCAGCAGAAAGGGTTTCCCACTGTCGAATGACAAAAGCTTATGACTCTTGCCTACCCTTAAATGAAAACTGTTTTCTATTTGAGGATAATCGAAATTCTCAACTTTTGAATCAAAAATATCATCAAAAAAATCATTATCATAATTGATCCCGGTTAAAAACTCCTCAGCCTTGTTCATTCCGGACACATTACCTAATCCGATTTGATTTAAAAACTTATTAAAGTCAAAATAAGAAATATCACTACCGGGAAGCAACAGAATATTATTGTCTGATTTTATATAGTTCATAACCTTTTTCAACTCTGCTTCAGGTAAAGTCCGGTTTATTGTGTAAACTACAAAATCGAAGTCTTCTAAATTTACAAGACTTAAATTACTATGACTGGCATTATGCAATTCCATAAAAGGATCATTCAGTATAAGGTTTAAGGTCTTGGATGTTTCCTGCCCCACAAAAAGAACCTTCGATTTCATGTTAAAATCAACGGAAAAGAACATTTCATTATCAAACTCCAATGAATTATCTTCGATAGAAACAAATCCTGAAGCTTTCATATCGTCAGGTACGGACAACTCTATTCCAAATACAGTATCTCTGTTTACTCTTACTGCTCTAGTAACAATTTGCTGAACCTTATTATCAAAACTAACCTGCTCGTTAAACTCCACTTCGGTGTTCGTTTCATCTCCAAAATTTCTCAACATGTATTTCAACATGAATTTACCGGAAGAAACAGTAACGTTATCAAACCAAATAGAATCTATTGAAATGTTATAATCGTTTTCGGGCCAATAAGTAAACTCTACAACACTCATATCAGAAAACAAAGAATCTGTTTGGGGCTTTTTTTCCTTAAAATCTGAAAAAATCAAGGTATAATAATCCAGTATACCTTCCCTTTGGGCAATATCTGAAACAAATGTTTTTGCTTTTAGACCCGAAAATGAATCATGGGTATAATTCGCTTTACTCAACTCAAGAGTCAGATCATGCTCACTCTCTATTAACGAATAAGCACTGTTGGTTAAAAGGTAAATTTTATATGCATCCTTAAAATCGCGATAAGTATTTTCAATGTCTTTCTTAGCTATATCAAATAAAGAAACTTCTCCCCTCTTAGCCTGCATACTGAAAGAATTATCAAGGTATAAAAATACAGCCCGACTGTTCTGCTTCTTCAAATCCTCATTACTAAAATACGGATAAGCAGCAGCCAGCACAAAAAACAACAGCATCATCATTCTCGAAAAAAGTATGAGCCTTTTTCTTAGCGATGAAAAACTTTTCTTTCTGGTCTTTAATTCCTCAAGGAGGTCTACTCTGGTAAAAAATATCTTTTGTGCCTTTCGGAAATTAAAAAGGTGAATTATAATAGGGATTAATAACAAAAACAACCCCCAAAGGTATTCCGGATGTACAAAATGAAGTTTTTCCAAATCTGTTTAAAGTCTATTTAGTCCGAAGCTCTAACACCTCTTCCGCAAATGAATTTATGGTCTCTCTAACTGAATCCAAATCTTTAGAATATATCCCCGAAGCAAGTGGATGAGCTCCTACATCAGGTAATTTCACAAATCTCTTTTTCGATTCCGAAGTTGAAATATTTTCACTCATCCATTCCTGTGCCTCGACCTTTACTGTTGGATCCTGATTATCTTCATCTTTATAATAAGCCACAGTGAGAGTAGGACAGGCTACTTTCTTAAATGTTTTTTTGTTCATCGAAGATTCAACAAGTTCCTGCAAATTCACGATAGCTTCGAGCCTGTATTTATTATTCCAGTATTTAGCCGATTCCTCAGTTTCCGATCCTGTTACATTATAATCACTTCCTTTTACCAATCTCGCTATTTTCAAGCCCCAAGGGTCATTCAATATAAAAGCCGCCGGATCATTTATCTCTATATTAGGCGAAAAATTAATCAAAGCTGATACTTTCTCCGGAAAATTAGCTGCTAAAATCAGTGACAATGTCCCTCCCGTAGAAGTACTCATGAGTATAACTTTATCTCCGAGTTTTTCTCCCACGGCTAATGCTTCTTTTGCACTCTTCCACATTCTCTCCGAAGTCATATCTAAAAGAGCATCACTTGTATCAATACCGTGATCTCTCAGTCTGGCAAGGAACAAATTCATCCCATATCTCTTGGCAAACTCCCTGTGAACGGGGGCTCCCTCCATCTGACTTGCAGAAAATCCATGTAGATATACTAATGACCACTCAGTTTTCTGCTTCAAACTGTCATCAGCAAAAACTATTACAGCTTCGTTATCTTTTTTTATATTACCTCTTGATTTCTCTGATTTATCAATAGAGTCTGCCAGTAAAGAAAGATCAGATGGCAGTTTAGGAAAATCATTATTGTAAACAGCGCTTTCCGGCTTTGGCCCAAAAAAGTAAATAGCTGCAATCAGAAAGACTAATGCGATTAATATTTTATACAGTGACATTGATATGGAATTAGATTATATATCAAATATAGGAAATGAAATCTGACTAGTCCTAAAAAAAAACTACAGTTTTTATTCCGGAAAACAATATACAAAATCAACTACTCTATTTTTTTCTCTCAGTAATTATCTCCTTTCAGAAATACTATGGATCAAATTTATCTTTCGGGAACAAATTTTATTACACGGTAAAAATTTAAAGGTAAAAGTTTTACGAAAGTGAGCTTTCTACACCGTGTTAAACTTTTCACTTTTCTCTTTTAACTTTT contains the following coding sequences:
- a CDS encoding competence/damage-inducible protein A, which codes for MKAIIIAIGDEILIGQVVDTNSIFISKQLYSVGVETLKSISIKDEPSQIINTLDQAFNEVDLVIFTGGLGPTKDDLTKHALSKYFDDEMVLNQEVLNHIEALFNRFGRKMSGLNREQALLPGKARLLHNEFGTAPGMIFEKDGKVAISLPGVPFEMKRLMTGYVIPFIEDKYHTENLVHKTVLTYGLPESELADKIHDWEINLPSDMKLAYLPSPGRVRLRLSLKGADKAGLIMRIEDEVEKLNMIIGDIVFGYDDEPIENIVAKLLTDKGRTVSTAESFTGGKIASMLTSVPGSSKYFHGSVVSYATQSKIDVLNVDEKIIGEHTVVSKEVAKIMAEKARGLFKTDFAISATGVAGPDRGEDGKDPGVAFIALATKEKTIVKEFNFGQPREKMQGRAVAMAFDMLRKELQ
- the guaA gene encoding glutamine-hydrolyzing GMP synthase, coding for MQEKILILDFGSQYTQLIARRVRELNIYCEIHPYNHLPEDLDQFKATILSGSPFSVRDENAPDIDLSNIRGEAPLLGVCYGAQYMAQKNGGEVLPSKIREYGRANLAHVDDSSELLKGIDVGSQVWMSHGDTIAKLPENFNIIASTSDVEVAAYKIEDEDTYAIQFHPEVYHSTDGKKLLENFLVGVVGCKQDWTPDHFVDNTVAELKAKIGKDKVVLGLSGGVDSTVAAVLLQQAIGDQLTCIFVDNGLLRKNEFESVLDQYEHMGLNIIGVDAKKRFYDALAGESDPEKKRKAIGKTFIEVFDDEAHKIEDVVWLGQGTIYPDVIESVSATGGPSATIKSHHNVGGLPDFMKLKIVEPLNTLFKDEVRRVGRSLGIDDELLGRHPFPGPGLAIRILGEITEERVRLLQEVDAVFINGLKEDGLYDKVWQAGAIFLPVNTVGVMGDERTYENAVALRAVESTDGMTADWVHLPYEFLAKVSNKIINQVKGVNRVVYDISSKPPATIEWE
- a CDS encoding LysM peptidoglycan-binding domain-containing protein, with the protein product MRNFQRILLLIVMIGLSVSNSFAQGKSNTHTVKTGETVRSIAKKYKITPYDLIKINPDVKDPPVVGSKIIIPAQDGVSDNLQDATEGEKRVGDKVYHKVAPKETLYSLSKKYNVEIKDLYEANPSLVDGLKIGMTLLIPSSKKVVEVKRDASKFILHVIEPKETRWGLCHKYGITEEELIENNPKIAQSVNIGDTVWIPKSNVKEIVREEDINYNYTYYEVKPKDTNYGLSKKFGVDISVLKKENPNIAGGLQIGMVLKIPKAPREVYDTSKFEQKTYTNLPNDAKLSSKEKIEELDKFDIPRVVDVVMMLPFYLDKNAEIINDNSSHKEKTKSALKEGVEIGAPSIYPKSAIALDFYNGAMFAIDSLKRMGLSVRLRVFDTHKNLEEVKRILDNNDFSEVDVVIGPLYTENVEYVADRLKYDNVLVVSPLSKKLDLDNRFNLVQAMPTSYTTKNSVIKEIINGDSNSSNILIFGGLVDKAEVDFVESRLKSSLDSNKVSTYIAEENLVDREVVFELLEPNKDNVVVMASKSNVLITDVITALNQVTDSLPNRAFLLSRPKILDQLESDYLNTVSLTYPEDYFVDYEDAKAKEFDRDFKQKNKYLPSVFAYRGFDVTYDVLFSLGKSSNLEVGILQNNKRCVQGKFNYSKKPFGGYYNNSVFVIKYNNWRLEEVNN
- a CDS encoding BatA domain-containing protein, whose protein sequence is MEKLHFVHPEYLWGLFLLLIPIIIHLFNFRKAQKIFFTRVDLLEELKTRKKSFSSLRKRLILFSRMMMLLFFVLAAAYPYFSNEDLKKQNSRAVFLYLDNSFSMQAKRGEVSLFDIAKKDIENTYRDFKDAYKIYLLTNSAYSLIESEHDLTLELSKANYTHDSFSGLKAKTFVSDIAQREGILDYYTLIFSDFKEKKPQTDSLFSDMSVVEFTYWPENDYNISIDSIWFDNVTVSSGKFMLKYMLRNFGDETNTEVEFNEQVSFDNKVQQIVTRAVRVNRDTVFGIELSVPDDMKASGFVSIEDNSLEFDNEMFFSVDFNMKSKVLFVGQETSKTLNLILNDPFMELHNASHSNLSLVNLEDFDFVVYTINRTLPEAELKKVMNYIKSDNNILLLPGSDISYFDFNKFLNQIGLGNVSGMNKAEEFLTGINYDNDFFDDIFDSKVENFDYPQIENSFHLRVGKSHKLLSFDSGKPFLLQRENKNSSIFIFSAPIFDGDKAFINYDMSIPVLYKIVSSGLSGKLYNKVGDRNVQISGFADDLSLKLNNEFVDLYKASSEKALIPKIDRSGSFDIYSNDKVVKTVSYNYSRFENRNFNINRQQSSVSAKYDSLKKQGNVLYLWRWCLTFTFAFLLLEISLILFLKEKR
- a CDS encoding alpha/beta hydrolase; the encoded protein is MSLYKILIALVFLIAAIYFFGPKPESAVYNNDFPKLPSDLSLLADSIDKSEKSRGNIKKDNEAVIVFADDSLKQKTEWSLVYLHGFSASQMEGAPVHREFAKRYGMNLFLARLRDHGIDTSDALLDMTSERMWKSAKEALAVGEKLGDKVILMSTSTGGTLSLILAANFPEKVSALINFSPNIEINDPAAFILNDPWGLKIARLVKGSDYNVTGSETEESAKYWNNKYRLEAIVNLQELVESSMNKKTFKKVACPTLTVAYYKDEDNQDPTVKVEAQEWMSENISTSESKKRFVKLPDVGAHPLASGIYSKDLDSVRETINSFAEEVLELRTK
- a CDS encoding dihydroorotase, whose translation is MKVLIKSAKVIAPESTFHNKVVDILIDNGKISNISDVIEVSDDATVVEKENLHISPGWFDPTVSFGEPGYEENETLESGMAAAAAGGYTAVGLLPNTYPAIDKKSDVEFLIKRSTYNPVSIYPIGALSKKREGVEISEAYDMSNYGAIGFGDDKSIENEKLMEVALLYNKTIGKPVLSFPDTASMSNGGQMNEGESSTNLGLKGIPNLSEELRVSRDLFLTEYAEGKLHFQNVSTAKSVSLIKEAKKKGLDVTAQVAIHNIYLDDSVLNEFETRFKVMPPLRTKNEIKAIIKGIKDGVIDFVSSDHRPKDIERKFKEFDLASFGTIGLESGFGALNKVLSGKLELHEVISLICDKPRKRFGVDVPAVEIDAKAELTLFNPDESIAFDQSQIKSLSKNSAFVGKELKGRVYGVLSNDELVLN